A region from the Hippoglossus hippoglossus isolate fHipHip1 chromosome 16, fHipHip1.pri, whole genome shotgun sequence genome encodes:
- the si:dkey-30e9.6 gene encoding uncharacterized protein si:dkey-30e9.6: MAPCGLLDPLPLVSFESKAQFSASRALSLARSKYFKLPETESRQVDVWSIKPPDFSLKLYRSLSVPQRKERKALTVPAAQQTTRTSGIFLPDVSRESYQRNDRVKFITSHRPPDALESELRFVTSHRPPDALESELKFLTSHRPPDALESELKFITSHRPPDALESELRFITSHRPPDALESELRFITSHRPPDALESELRFITSHRPPDALESELRFLTSHRPPDALESELRFITSHRPPDALESELRFITSHRPPDALESELRFITSHRPPDALESELRFITSHRPPDALESELRFLTSHRPPDALESELKFVRTGKFPSDPYVNPRPHDFRPLDENLPDVVTTYERDPGNLTLRLKHLDTMPTPRCDTRCTLRDTRTKMDTYRPAEPQWDMRLVLPLSPWPPKSASYTRHRRRRGAYSAFIDRVEEKLSRSWKLTS, encoded by the exons ATGGCTCCGTGTGGTTTGTTGGATCCGCTGCCCTTGGTCAGTTTTGAAAGCAAAGCCCAGTTCTCTGCGAGTCGAGCTCTGAGCTTGGCCAGGAGTAAATACTTCAAGCTCCCAGAGACGGAGAGCCGCCAGGTCGACGTGTGGAGCATCAAACCGCCGGATTTCTCCCTCAAACTCTACAGATCTCTGTCGGTTCctcagaggaaagagaggaaggctTTGACTGTTCCAGCAGCTCAACAGACAACGAGAACAAGTGGAATATTTCTGCCTGATGTTTCACGTGAGTCTTACCAGAGGAACGACCGTGTGAAGTTCATCACATCGCACAGGCCTCCCGACGCTCTGGAGTCTGAGCTGAGGTTCGTCACATCGCACAGGCCTCCTGACGCTCTGGAGTCTGAGCTGAAGTTCCTCACATCGCACAGGCCTCCTGACGCTCTGGAGTCTGAGCTGAAGTTCATCACATCGCACAGGCCTCCCGACGCTCTGGAGTCTGAGCTGAGGTTCATCACATCGCACAGGCCTCCCGACGCTCTGGAGTCTGAGCTGAGGTTCATCACATCGCACAGGCCTCCCGACGCTCTGGAGTCTGAGCTGAGGTTCATCACATCGCACAGGCCTCCTGACGCTCTGGAGTCTGAGCTGAGGTTCCTCACATCGCACAGGCCTCCTGACGCTCTGGAGTCTGAGCTGAGGTTCATCACATCGCACAGGCCTCCCGACGCTCTGGAGTCTGAGCTGAGGTTCATCACATCGCACAGGCCTCCCGACGCTCTGGAGTCTGAGCTGAGGTTCATCACATCGCACAGGCCTCCCGACGCTCTGGAGTCTGAGCTGAGGTTCATCACATCGCACAGGCCTCCCGACGCTCTGGAGTCTGAGCTGAGGTTCCTCACATCGCATAGGCCTCCTGACGCTCTGGAGTCTGAGCTGAAGTTCGTCAGGACGGGAAAGTTTCCATCTGACCCGTACGTGAACCCCCGACCTCACGACTTCAGACCG CTTGATGAAAACCTTCCAGACGTAGTTACGACATACGAGAGGGATCCTGGGAACCTGACTTTAAGATTAAAGCATTTGGACACAA TGCCGACCCCACGATGCGACACTCGCTGCACTTTGAGGGACACCAGGACGAAGATGGACACATATAGACCTGCAGAGCCTCAATGGGACATGAGGCtcgtcctccctctgtctccatgGCCTCCAAAATCAGCTTCCTACACT AGACAccggagaagaagaggagcgtACAGCGCCTTCATCGATCGGGTCGAAGAGAAACTCTCAAGATCCTGGAAACTTACATCGTGA